Proteins found in one Poecilia reticulata strain Guanapo linkage group LG6, Guppy_female_1.0+MT, whole genome shotgun sequence genomic segment:
- the pamr1b gene encoding inactive serine protease PAMR1, which yields MLSAGQEQQLGQTHGSIRTIRLTNTFMSRREGWLLSVSLIFISLPVGTAWPYDYRYLYNHCPGQEWSVMCRGCCEYDVIRCKCPLQGTQVGYAVPCCRNAINECDPCIIHPGCSIFENCKRCNNGTWGPQDNFFINGKYCAECRPGWSGGDCMKCGGVIRKRQGHLVLESYPNNARCEWTIQVEKTFTIEIRFMMLSLEFHPSCRYDFVEVRDGDSINSRVIGRFCGNNRPATLQSSGNTLHILFVSDGYKNFDGFFATFQENSACSSSPCLHDGTCILDTSYTYHCACLAGYTGKRCENVVGCHRPPVPKHGSTEGLFLHSGSRITYRCDPGFELRGFHTAICLTDGTWSAAAPECVPVERVCTLPPKPVNGDHLLVYGPNDVLIALQYMCNQPYELIGISQRTCLPNNTWSGTPPVCSKVNNTLTESEKDKNKVQEADTGKGIDIESETDNSKATEIPQQNTTEKGSAGREDIYSWAENTTSVDTEDKYTETVPENTVDKGKEEGDSEETNTGAERPSEDKKNEVDPKSTDRRLNRVEEKEPEGPKPPEKKEERSDPETEKGKANTTEIXPKKDKGQEGKERKEEQINGNRDPDKFGPNDTKLKTNVSEGDTTVETFELDLTKNSTNSQASKDAKKENNTTGSPTTVRKIDPSRINVTQYTLYRANGENDKTKENSLNTKDETVKDSLEKTKELERKKEEREKDKEVNQSQTERRCPPLPRLYNGYHQVVPGLDLETMEFMCNHSYALSGDKRRTCQPDGTWSGKQPFCLRVERKTIVHRLLSSAVNQKLQSVGPTKSSPVLPQLSQGFHHLYTHIEYECASQYYHHFGSARRTCLKTGKWSGRHVSCSPVCGKHVNFDPERPEEAHWPWLAAIYRRSLKETESKVTKASNQDETLKKDARDRSSNLNQASDWQLVCSGALVNQRSLVVAAHCVTELGKMYPVDTATIKVVVGKHYRDDRSEIKGPQHLRVSSIAVHPNYDPYILDSDIAVIKLLDKARIGEKVLPLCLSENEEEEVTSDQGLVTGWSPLQDSSLGLEEKARVGLVHLADIVPCEHQYARNGVPVSVTDNMLCASQKPDYGPSNICPSDTGGILVLPANSGNQVGYNSKSSQVQKDNRGMWRLLGLVSFGYDQGECDPELYTVYTRVANFKDWIESNIK from the exons ATTACAGGTACTTGTACAACCACTGCCCAGGTCAAGAGTGGAGCGTTATGTGCAGAGGCTGCTGTGAGTACGACGTTATCCGCTGCAAGTGTCCCCTCCAGGGAACTCAGGTTGGCTATGCTGTGCCCTGCTGCCGCAATGCAATCAACGAGTGTGACCCCTGTATCATCCATCCAG GATGCAGCATTTTTGAGAACTGTAAGCGCTGTAACAACGGAACGTGGGGGCCCCAAGATAACTTCTTTATTAATGGAAAATACTGCGCTGAGTGTCGCCCCGGCTGGTCTGGAGGAGATTGCATGA aGTGTGGAGGAGTTATCCGTAAACGGCAGGGCCATTTGGTCCTTGAGAGCTACCCCAACAATGCAAGGTGTGAGTGGACCATACAGGTGGAAAAAACGTTTACTATTGAAATCAG GTTTATGATGCTGAGCCTGGAATTTCACCCTTCCTGTCGCTATGACTTTGTGGAGGTACGTGATGGAGACAGCATCAACTCTCGTGTCATTGGTAGATTCTGCGGGAACAATCGACCTGCCACACTCCAGAGCTCTGGGAAcactttgcacattttgtttgtttctgatggtTATAAGAATTTTGATGGATTCTTCGCTACTTTCCAAGAAAATTCAG CTTGCAGCTCATCCCCTTGCCTGCATGATGGGACTTGTATTCTGGACACTTCTTACACTTACCACTGTGCCTGTCTAGCTGGCTATACAGGGAAGAGRTGTGAAAATG TGGTTGGATGCCACAGGCCTCCAGTGCCCAAACACGGTTCTACAGAGGGTCTGTTTCTACATTCTGGTTCTCGCATCACTTACCGCTGCGACCCGGGCTTTGAACTGCGGGGGTTTCACACTGCCATCTGCCTGACCGATGGCACCTGGAGTGCAGCAGCACCTGAATGTG TGCCAGTGGAAAGAGTCTGTACTTTACCACCCAAGCCAGTAAATGGTGACCACTTGTTGGTGTACGGACCAAATGATGTCCTCATAGCACTCCAGTATATGTGCAACCAGCCCTATGAACTCATTGGGATCTCCCAGAGAACCTGCCTCCCAAACAACACCTGGAGTGGGACTCCTCCTGTTTGCTCTAAAG TGAATAACACTCTAACTGAGtctgaaaaagataaaaacaaagtacaagAGGCAGACACTGGCAAAGGAATAGATATAGAGAGTGAGACAGATAACAGTAAAGCTACAGAGATACctcaacaaaacacaacagaaaaaggAAGTGCTGGCAGGGAAGATATATACTCTTGGGCAGAGAACACAACATCGGTGGAYACTGAAGATAAATACACTGAAACAGTTCCAGAAAATACTGTTGACAAAGGTAAGGAAGAAGGTGATTCAGAAGAAACAAATACGGGGGCAGAGAGGCCCAgcgaagacaaaaaaaatgaagtggaTCCTAAAAGCACAGACAGGAGGCTTAACAGAGTTGAGGAAAAAGAACCAGAGGGACCAAAGCCACcggagaaaaaggaagaacgTTCAGACCCTGAGACAGAGAAAGGGAAGGCAAACACCACAGAAATAGYgccaaaaaaagacaaagggCAGGAAGGGAAGGAACGAAAAGAGGAGCAAATTAATGGAAACAGAGACCCAGATAAATTTGGCCCAAATGACACAAAACTGAAGACGAATGTGTCTGAGGGTGACACCACCGTGGAAACATTTGAGCTGGATTTGACAAAGAACAGCACAAACTCTCAGGCCTCAAAGGATGCgaagaaggaaaataacaccACTGGATCTCCGACGACAGTGAGGAAAATTGATCCCTCTCGAATCAATGTGACACAGTACACTTTGTACAGAGCAAATGgggaaaatgataaaacaaaggaaaactcTCTTAACACCAAAGACGAAACCGTAAAAGATTCCTTAGAAAAAACTAAGGAgctggaaagaaagaaggaagaaagagaaaaagacaaagaagtcAACCAGAGCCAAACAG AAAGGAGgtgtcctcctcttcctcgcttGTACAATGGCTACCACCAGGTGGTGCCAGGGTTGGATCTGGAAACTATGGAGTTTATGTGCAACCACTCATATGCTCTCAGCGGGGATAAAAGGCGAACCTGTCAGCCAGATGGTACCTGGAGTGGCAAGCAGCCCTTCTGTCTCAGAG TTGAGAG GAAGACGATCGTCCACAGGCTCCTGTCCTCTGCAGTCAACCAGAAGCTCCAGTCTGTTGGGCCCACTAAAAGTTCCCCAGTGCTTCCTCAGTTGTCCCAGGGCTTCCATCATCTTTACACCCATATTGAATATGAGTGTGCWTCTCAGTATTATCATCACTTTGGCAGCGCTCGGCGCACATGCTTGAAGACAGGGAAATGGAGTGGACGCCATGTCTCATGTTCACCAG TCTGTGGGAAACATGTAAACTTTGACCCAGAGAGGCCAGAAGAGGCTCACTGGCCCTGGCTGGCGGCCATATACCGCCGCTCCCTCAAGGAGACCGAGTCTAAGGTGACGAAGGCGAGCAACCAGGACGAAACCCTGAAGAAAGATGCYAGAGACAGAAGTAGCAACCTAAATCAGGCCTCTGACTGGCAGCTTGTCTGTAGCGGGGCCCTGGTTAACCAAAGGAGTCTGGTAGTTGCAGCTCACTGTGTGACAGAGCTTGGAAAGATGTATCCTGTGGATACAGCCACCATCAAGGTGGTCGTTGGGAAGCACTATCGCGATGACCGCAGCGAAATTAAGGGTCCTCAACACCTCAGG GTGAGCTCCATTGCTGTGCATCCAAATTACGATCCTTATATTCTTGACTCTGACATTGCTGTTATCAAGTTACTAGACAAGGCAAGAATTGGAGAAAAAGTCTTGCCGCTCTGCCTGTCAGAgaacgaggaggaagaggttaCATCAGATCAAGGGCTTGTGACAGGCTGGTCTCCGTTGCAGGATTCTAGTTTGGGCCTGGAGGAAAAGGCAAGGGTTGGGCTGGTTCACCTTGCTGATATAGTTCCGTGTGAGCATCAGTACGCTCGCAACGGTGTGCCGGTCAGTGTTACAGACAATATGCTATGCGCAAGCCAAAAACCTGACTATGGTCCATCTAACATATGTCCGTCTGACACTGGGGGCATCCTTGTCCTCCCTGCCAACTCTGGGAACCAGGTCGGCTATAATTCAAAGTCCTCTCAGGTGCAAAAGGACAACAGAGGCATGTGGAGACTCCTGGGACTGGTGAGCTTTGGTTATGATCAGGGGGAATGTGACCCTGAACTCTACACAGTTTACACACGTGTGGCTAACTTTAAAGACTGGATTGAGAGCAACATCAAATAA